CACTTGGCAAACAAAAATCAACAGCTAAGGAGAGAATGGTACCAATCCTTCATGCCAACCCATATTGCGGAGCATTTGGTTGCCCACATTTTTCTCATCAATTGCTTTCTCTGCTGTGATCACCTCAAAGCTTTGAACATCATCTGACACAACCCCCCGTCCACCACCAACACCAGGTGGGAAAGGCATTGGATCTGAGGAGAATTTTTTGAATGCCATATCTCGATCTTGAAACAGAATTCCTCACagattaatagaaaattttataaataaaacaaaaccattaATTTGCACAACCAAGGCCTTTAAACAAGCAATATTTAGAAGAAATATTAGGACTATTTTGCAGACAAGTGTCAGTACGAAACACTAACAGGACAACAATGAACAAATAACATTTGATACTGATAAACGAGCTTACTCGAATTCCTGAGCTCAGGGTCAGGCAGATCATCTCCTGTGGAAGATGATGAACCATACAAGTTCCTCCTCTCGGCCGCACGGTCTCTGTAAGCAGTTTGAGATTGCTCCTTGCTGGTAGTAGAAGTCACTGGTGTTTCAGAAAATCTTCTCTTACCACTTGCAGATACAGTTGAAGGTGTATAAGAACCCAATGCAGAAGCATCAGTCCTAAAGGGAGTCATAACTGTGGGCATATCTGAATTGGTTGATGAAACTTCAGCACCTCCGACAGCTGAAGTGGAAATTCCAGCAGATGTTCCGGAGTATGGAGTATCAGACTTTACCACGCCTCTTGCCGAGCCTCTTATTACTCCCATTAAAGTCCCCCCTGAGCTGTTGCTTACAGGCCTTGCCTTGACTGGAGACTCCAAACCCCCAGTCAATGCAGCTTGGGCAGTTGTATTGACTCCAGAACTTGATATACTACTCTCCTTCAGGCCCATCACATCAAATTTAACTTTGGTCTTTGCATGTTGTCCAGATTGCAGAGGTCTATCCTCAGATAAAGTAGACAAGTGATTTTCATCAAGAGTTAAACGCGTGGCCTGCCCTTCATGACTCCTCTGTTTCCACATTGTCAACACATTATTCATTTTCTTCTTATTAGCCAGGATACTGCTTTTCGAAGCAAGTTTTATCTCTTTTgctttctccttttctttcttcTCCGCAGCTAGTGCTGCTGTTGCAGCTGCTTGAACTGCATCAGGTAAAGAGGCTGCCTTCTCAACTGAAGTGACAGTAGCAGCCGGCGCAGATATTACTACCTTCCTACCATCAGTTCCTTTGGAAGGCTCAGACTGCTTACCAGGTGTTTTGTTGTCATTCTGATCACCGCAAGGTATGTACTGCTGAGACTGGCTATCATATGAATACCAGATCCCACTGTTACCATCATAGTAAAGACCTGCATGTTGAAATAACAAAGGAAATTAAGTCTAAACTTGCAGCTCTAGAGCATTATTATATTTTGAatcccaaaaaataaaaaaccaaaaattaGCTGTTTGCATTGAAACAATTATTTCACCTTTTTCCACCATACAAGAATAAAAGTTATTCTGTTACCACTAGATAATATTAATGTGACACATCAATAGCTTGGTTACATAAATGTGCTTTAGAAGCTGAATTAGTTCCAAGTGTCTTCAGTAACTATTAGGTTATTGTCTAATTATAATTAGTAATTTCTGTTATTGTTCACATCACTTTGAACTGCCATGAAGTATCATCCTTTATGGTTTAATCAATCTATGGCATGGCTTTTTGTAATCTCAAAAACTGCGTGTCATCCAACTTTCTCCTTAAATCTCACCCGAAATGAATTCCAAACCCTTAAAAAACTGCTCACTGAAATATGCACCCTCCACCACATCGTCTAGCCACTCTGCTGTGGATGTATGCCAATTAAGTCAAACCATAATTCACTCCAAAATCTTATCCCACTTTCCACCAAATATAAAATTTGCCAACTTAAACAATGAGCCACAAAGCAAAATTAATCTGTGCTACATAACTACTACAAAATCCCTACAGCTCACTTTTGATCAATATTTGTTATGCATAAACATATAACTGGATGTCTGTCTCTGAGAGAGACATCACGAAAATATATCATTTTACCAACACAAGAATCTCAAGTTTTATTTTGAATCTACCATACCCCACCATTGACAACTTGAGCCAGGGATCATGCGCCATGACAATTTCCTGAGCAAAATAGCAGTTGCAAGCAATAGATCCCCAGTTACCACAACTCCTAATGATATAATAGTTCCATTCTACTATTAGGAAATTTATATTTCTTTAGGAATAAATTATGCCAAAATCACAATATAACTAAAAAATTCCAAAAATCCATATCCTAATTTTGACTTCTAACCAGCCAAAAAAAACTGTCATAGAAAGTTAAAAGAAAATGCAAAATAAACCTGTATTTCCATCATAGTAAAACCCAGAAGCAGCATCAAAGTAGTAACCAGAAGCTTCATCCCACACAAAACCAGAATGCAACCCCGAACCATCCTGTTGAACTGGAACTGAACCAACAACTTGCTCCTGCCAGCTAGTAGACTGTTTGTCATCTGGATTATATTCCTTTGGTGTCCATCCAACAGCATCGTACTGAAAggataaacaacaaaattaagCCCCAGAAACATTTGGAACTAAGATGACAAGTAGGATGCAGGAAATAAACTTTGTATACTGtgtaattacataatttataaaaGCTTAAAAAAGAGAGCCTGCAAGGATTCATCACAAGGCACATTACATATCTATATAAGCTAAAACAAAGGAAAGAACTATGCACATCATTGAACAAAGTAGGAAAATCAGAGGGTTGGCTTTCCAGCTCAAAGAGCTTATAGTAGGTTTTGTTCTAGCAATTCCCCGTCATTAGCCACACAACACTAGACTCGATATATCTCCTATATTTCTAAATAGAAGAGGGAAAAAGTTGATACAAACATGAAAAGAGATAACTCAAACTTTGCTCGGTTTTCCTGCAATAGAGAAGATGAAACACTACAAAAGCAATCTTATTCTCATCAAAGTAAGGGTTCTAAATCCATGTAACTACATCAGGATTGCTTCTTTTAAGTTTCAAGACTACACCAAATAGTACTAATATGCCACAAATGAAAAGATTATCCAGCAAAGAACCTAACCCAGCAAACTGAGGTTCAGTAATAACCTTTTTTTTCTCTCCAAAAAAAGAAAAGGCTTTGAGTTTTGAAGATATTGGCACACAATAGACTCTCTTGCTTTAAATGACACCTTATAATGACACATTTTACTAGTAATAGCTTCATCCATTTTCTCCTTTGTTTTGTTCTTCTCACTCTTTTATGGCTTTTATCAGACATAGAGCCTTCTCTCTCATCTTCAATTCCACATACTCTTTGagcttctttctttcctttttctttttgggtTCTTATCACCTACTTTTTTGTTTGTAGAAATCTTCCTAGTTCCGTCAGGTCAACACACCAAGCTACTTCACAGCATCTCAAACATCATGATCAAAGTATCCTAATCTCTTTTTTTTAGTTTCCTACATGTTACCTCTCTTCAAGATCAGTAGATATACAACTACATTGTGTCGAATAACGGTGCCATCGACAAACCAAGTACTATAGCTTTTGTCTGATACTGTAAATGGCACCCTTTGCCCAAGAAGAGCCAGGGGCATTCAAGATAGTGCATGTGGTCTTGTCTCAATGGTCAAAGTTAACAAATCTATGTCTCAGCAGCTTAGTGCCATAAATTCCTCTGTATAGACACACTCAAGTTTCAACTATAAATGCAAATAGAATATCAAAGGCCAACCTGACAATTCAAACAAGTATTTAGGATGCAATAAAGATACCTCTAAAGTTCATACATGGTACAGATTTTACCATCCTATGTGCCACCAAGACAAGTGATACTAGAAATACAAGATAAACATTTGAGTCATCCGTCTGCAAGTGAGCTAACGAAGAACAATATATGGGTTGCAGGGTACAAAACCAAAGAAAAAAAGGGATAAAGTTGGGTAAATTAGATAAGTAGACTCAATTATGTGACAGCAGCTGGCAGCAGGCAATTTGCAAAAGAAAAGCATGGTAAAACAAAGAGGACAACCCAAGAATATCATAGAAAgtaaaagaatatatatttacAACCATTTCAAATTTTCTACAGAACAGATTTGACAGGCAAGTAGAAAAAGTAAAAATGGTAAAACAAAGAGTACATCTCAAGAATATCTTaagtagaaaaaaaaaagtattcaCTGCCATGCATTCAAATCTTTTTCAAAACACATGTGACAAGCTCAAGCTAGAATAGGAAGACTTGTTAAGATAGACTTGAACTGAATTCCGATAAACTAAAACTGCATTGAATATTAACTCAACTATCCACAAGGTAGTTCATGATAGACCACAACTAAAATCCATTTTTAAAGACAATAAGCCCCAGCCTACTCTTACAACTAAATCTCCTACATTGTCAatgttaaaagtttttatttgttAGTACTTAATAAAACTTGTTTTTTTAATCCTTCTAGCTTTTCATCAACAATATACAGAAGGGAGACCATGGTAATTTGGGGAAAGCAAAAcaaattcaaataaatagaaaatcatTTGCTAGCCACTGCACTCTTTCTCATTTGATTAAGAAAATTAATGGTTTTTTGTGCTCCAAGCTTATTTTGCAGAAATTTGCTGCAATAACCAAAATTTTCAGAAAGGCTCACTCATGCAATACATCCTAAAATAGGAGAAGAAAAACATAAGGCAACATAAGAGATGACCAAACATTAAAACATATCTTGTAAACACACAAATGCCCGTACATTAACTTGCATTTTAGTTTCCAAAACGTGCATCTAATATTATTTCTAAACAGTAAAAACATCATCATTGAAACCAAACAGACCATGAAATACCTGTTGAGAAAACGCTGCTGCCTCAATCGCAGCAGCTGCAAGGCTACTTGACTGTGAAGCTCCTGATGTCCCTGATCCTGGCCCAAGGATGCTCTTTGCATATGCTACTCTTAAGATTTGCCCGTTCTTCTCAAGCGTTGTTCCATTTGTAGCTTCTAGAGCTTTTGTGGCATCAGCAACCTACATGACATCAAAATACTTGGTCATGCattatatgttaaaaataattttgCAAACCAAGAAAGCTACAATTTTTTTTCCTCCTCCTGGCAATTAATTATAGCAAAATATCATGAGGAAATAACAAAGGCAGAAAAATATAAGCGTTAATATAGCTGCCACACGGCCTGCAAAAGAGAACACAGTTATAAGCATTTTATAGTACCAGCAGACCCATGATGCACGGTCAGTAACGTGTCAGATAATGCTGTTATACTTTATCTAAAGGCCTTTAGTTAGAGGTAGTGTTAATGAAACAAGATCAGTTGAAGCAACCTATAACAGAGGATATTTTCACTTCAGTGCCTAAAGTTGTTCTGTTCACTTGCACAAGAAACATGGAGAGTTTGGGACATTCTTAATAGGTGAGATGGAAGAAgtaaaatagaatttgaaaaaaTACCAATATTTCTTTATTTAATAGAATAGTCTCTGATTCTCTtatttttatgatatttatagGGAAATAGAAGTACGAAAACCCATTATCCAAAAGAAATGTAAAAAAACCCAAAATGTAAACAACTAGTGGTAGAAAGAAAAGAGCTCTTTGAATACATGCAACAACGTTTGTACCCACGTGCCCAATAGAGATGATAAATATTAAATGTTAGCaatgaattttatatttatttgcactAGAGAGGTGCACCACAGCAAAACAATAATTTGGGGATATCAACCTAAAACTTTCATTTTGACACCTGCTCAATGTGACATCACAAACCAGAAATTTATCAGAATCAATGGCCTATACTGATACAAATTATTAAAGTCAGATTTATTTAGAAGTCATTCATATTTACAGCTTTTATAGGAAAGTAATACCATAAAGAAAAGCAAGATATACCGAATGGAAATGAACAAAAGCAAACCCCCTTGACACATGGGTGAACTTGTCTCTAACAAGGCGAAGATCCTGCAGATTAATTCCATAAGGTTCAGCAGTTGCTATAAAAGAGAATTTTCTGTCAAaagataattataataaaaacataaaccTTAATTGGTGCATGTTTAGAGAACTCATAACGGAGCATTTCCTCATCAGCATTTTCATCCAACCCACGAACAACCAGTACATGAGTAGGACCTAATTACATGTTAACTTAGTAAGTTGTGGCAATTACACAAACAATGATACAAGCCTACTCAAAATAACAACAGATACCGACCTGAATCAGTTCCTTTCTTTCCTAAGGATGTTGAATGTGATAAAGATATGTCAGCTGCTGGAGCATCATCTGTACGTGGCTCATTACACTACACAAAAAGGCAAGAGAAAGGACACGTCAATGACACAATTGGAAAAATATTCAGACATAATCATAGCAAAAGAGCATATTTACACTAAAGCAATGCACCACCCTGTAAAAGAAATAAATCAACAATAATTGGGTTTAGCAGTTAAACTTGGGTACATAATTATATCTAGGTTTCAACAGCCAATATGAAGCGCTTCACAACTTCTGACATCTGCTATGCATTTGCATCACTAGCCTAGTTTCTAGGCTCTAGCATAACATTCTGGTATGCCTTCATCCAAAACAACATAAAGCTAGACAACTATAATTACCTCTTCTTGACCTAGTGTTGCAAAATAGCAGAAATGTAATCTACTGGTCATGGACACCTCCTTAAACGGTATTTTAACAATACCAGAAAGACTGGGAATGAAAAAACCTTACTTGAAAGCATGAAGTTCGCCGTGCAAAGTTGACACATCCACATATGGTGCACATCCAATCAGAAGGCACAGTGATGCCCCTATGAACTGAATGGCCTGACTTCAAAGCATTATCATTACCAAAAGGTCCACCAGTGCCCCCAGTTGGCTTACTACTGCAACGGAACAGATTTCAATGTATTTCTTATGCAAACACATGGTCAGAAAACCAAACATATAATAGATAGCTTTTTTTCCTTCATCATCACAAATCCACAATAAAGAACAGAAAAAGAGGGAAAGAATGTTCCATTAAATATAGGATTTAATACTGATTTCAACCATATCAATTCATCAAGGTATAAAAGCTTTAGTTAAAATACATATATCACTCAATAAGCACAGAGTAACACATGTGATCCAGATAGAAACAGGTGCATATAACACATCTAAGGTTTACTAAGGGGAAAAAATATTAGCAATTTCATATTTCCATTGCATGGGGCCTCATAACATATGAATCCATATTTCAGAGCAAACTTTCATGCTCAATCATCTAAGGTTCACTAAGGGGGGAAAATATGAGCAATTTCATATTTCCATTACATGAGGCCTCATAACATATGAATCCATAGTTCAGAGCACACTTTTATGTTCAACAAGCACTCTGTTTCAGTTTCCAGTTTAAGATTTACTGTGGAGCAGAAGCATTCCTGCAAATAAATACTAGACTCTTAGTCCTGAGAGGACCTGGAGTTCCCTGTTTACTCCTTTGCAGATACCAATAGTCACTACTTTGGAGCAACTGGTTTGCCATCAAACCGAAATCAAtcaatatttatttcattataaccCTTATAAACCTGTTTTCCACTATCAAACCAACATAGGAATAGAAGGAAGACAGTAAAAGATTTTCCCTAAAACCTACCATCAAAAAGTAACATAAGAAATAAAAATGGTGCCAGATGAACAATTTCAATCGTGATTCTAGAATGAGAATTTACCTGTACTCAAAAAAAAGCTTCCGACCATCAACAACAAGACCATCATCACCAATCCTCTCCATCATAGTGCTTGCTGCCCCCTGTTTCAGAAGAAATTTCCCTCATATTACATTCAACCAAACTTAATGTAAGGCATTGACTTGTCAAACGGGATGAGTACCACAGAGGGAAAATCGATAAAAGCAAATCCACGAGAAATTCCAGAATGTCGCTCTTTGATCACTCGGACATGGCGAAGAGGCCCCCATTCAGCCTGATGGCCACATAAAAATTGAGAAATGTAACCTGAGTTATATCTACCAAAAATAAGAACATTCAACACAAAAACAAAGAGCAAAATGTTACAAGAATCTGGTATAGATCTTCTTCAGTTGTTTTTTGCGAGAGACCCTTTACAACAACAGTAGCAGATGGTGCCTGTGAGAAAGCAAAAAAAATTTACCCAATTTCACAACTTAAAACAAATGCAGGAGCAGAAGCACAAGGAACATGGAAAATGAAACAGACCACAGAATAATGTTCCCGCTGATATTTCTCTTCACGATCCCTTCGCTTCTCAGTTTTATCATTCCGACCATCATCATAGCTGTCCTCACGATGACTTCGTCCATGGCTTCGACTTCGAGGTGATCTTGATCTAGGACGATCATCGCGTCCATGGGATCGTGATCGAGATCTCTCATGCCTTCTATGTGGACTCTGATCTCTCTCTCTACTCAGGCGATCTCGATCGCGCCTCCTCCAATTGCCATCTCTTCGACTACCTCTTTCATAATCAGAATCATAACTATGTCGGCCATATTCATAATCCCTCTCACGGCTGTTGTCCCTGCTCTGATGGGAAACACGTGGCCTATAGTCATAATCATCATATGAGTTGTCATCTCGTTCTCGTCCCCCAAACCTAGAGGGCCTGTCAAATTCATGATCACGAAAGCTGTCAACACCCCGATAGCCATCCCGAAACTTATCAAAATCTTGAAATGAAGTGATCTCATGATCACGAAAAGTATCCATGTCACTATAAGAATCAGCATAAGGCTTCTGATGACGCCTAGAATCCCGATTGTGGGGATATTCTTCCTCATAAGTTGTCCTTCTTGATTGAGACCAGATACCAGCAGAAGCAGCAGGAGGAGGGGGTTGGTTATCCCTCTCCAGAAAATCTCTGTGGTAGTTACTTCTTGGATACACATTATCCCTCGAGTATCTTTCATCTAGATATCTCCTCTCATCATATGAACCACCGACCCTGGTACAGTAAGAAAAAGAGTGGAAGAGGAAAGATAAAATTTGATATAATGAAGCCAAATGTTGgtgtaaataagtaattaaatagcAAGATGAAATCACAAATTTGGTCATGAGAGCGTTAAAGCAAAAGGGCAACACAAAATAGGGCAAATTCACCAAATAACTTGTAAACCATGTACCTGTGTTAGGGAAGCACTAAAAGAGGTAAAAAATTCATAGTAAAATTTTACCGTGGAGACGATGAAAGGGCAGTGGACAAGCACTCACCGGTAATTGTGGTCAAGAGCAGCAGGAAAACCCTCAAGAGCCTGTGGATTGAAGAGAGAAGCTATGTCAATGAAAGAAAGAAATATGAATTAGGCAAATGGAGAGTCCATATCCTGAGTGCCGCAGGGCTTTGTTTCATATGTGTATAAGGGGATGAGAGAATGATCCCAAACCCATATAGGTGATTTGATATAAAGGAGGAAACCGCAATTACGCTGTTATTATCCCATCCATGTCCTTGTTGAACAGGGTAGCGACCAGGGtccattttctttctctttctttctttcgcTGAAGAGATTTTTCGTATAAATTCCTGTGATATAAACGCACAAACATAAAAAACACAAAGAAACAGAGAGGGTTACGCCATTATACGAATCAATCGAAGCAGCAGAAATCCCCCCGTACGATTTCGGCCTGGAAACCCCCTTTTTCCATCTTCCTTTTTCCACATTGATGAATGATGAGAGCagtcaaacaaatcaaaacaacaaAATTCCTCATTTACAAAGTCAAAATCCCACAATCTGCATTTCATTTTGATTACCTGCCTGAGGCTGAGACTGAGGTTCAGCTGAAACTTGAATCAAATCTTCATCCGCAGTCAGAATCTCCGGTTTACGCCTTCCTCCTATTTCCTTTCAATCTACCAACAAAAACCTAATTCTTTTTGAGAGACTTTACTATTgagtattattattgttattatttgttttgttattttcaatcCTACTATTGTACCAATTTATATTTACTCCATAGGGATTTCAGGAGCTGCCTCGGCTCGTTCCTTGTTGGCTAAAATATAAAAGACTCGGTCCGCTGGCTGCCACTGAAACCAAACAATTCCTCAAAACCCTAGATGCTCCTTGCAAATTACCTAAAAGCCCTCGTCCTCCTTCAAATGTTATGCTCTTGATtcatttatgttaatatttttttttttcacttgttTTGATACAAGCATAATTTATTGTAAATGTACATTTCATTAAGGGTAATACCAGGATAACAATGTAAATTAGTCAATACTAGTATAAAAAAGACATAATGATATTAGTTGtgtcatctaaaaattttttttttctttctttctccatttGTAATTTCTTTCCCCGATATTTTAATCCACAACAAAGGTATTATAGCCTTTTTCCTAACAACGATGATCATCGTTAACAAAGTGAATGTGTTGTGGATCTCAACTGGTCAATTTTGGCAACAACTTCAATTTGcaacaatttgaaataaaaattgaTGAGAAGTTTGATAAGTTTCGATTAAAAATGAAACTTTAAATCAATCACATTTTTTAAGAATTTCTGGACATCCAAAACAAGGAACAAGTTGGATCCACATTTGGGAAATGGCCTACGGTGAGCAATGTAGGGGTTTTAGAATAAGCAATGGAGCTGGTTCATTTAATGACCAATTGAAGCATAATAATGTGCCTTATGGTGACTCCTATGAGTTGGGTAAATAACATGGATTTATCGGAGAATCAGATCTTTTTTAAGATTGTAGTTCTTCTGCAAAAGTAAGTAATATCAATCCATCCCAAATTGATAAGTAAAATTAGAACTCTATTAAATAAGCAAACTTCATCCAAAGATTAGAGGAAACCCATGGCAAACTTGGAAGTTTTCGCAAAAGATTTTAAAGAACCTACAATGGCAAAGTTGGAAGTTTTAATGAAGATATTAAAAAACCCATGTTAAAGTCAATAGAACTTCAAAGCATTTTTTTGTAGGAGATTTTAAAGAGTGTTGGAGATGAATTTATGCTCGTCGATCTAGTTACCAAAGGTTGGTAGCTTTTAGGCTAACCTTTTTGGTTTAATCGCTTGGCGCATATGGAATAATAGGAACCTTTTTATCTTTCAAGGTATAACTTAGAATCCCACTAATATTATTAAGTCTTCTATGGGTTGGGCAAAGCAATATTCACTAGCTCATAACGACAATTCGACAGGACATTTTGAAACTACTCATGACTCTCCTATGACAGGTAACTGGGTTCACCTATATACTGATAAATCTCTTAAGGTGAATGCAGGGGTTGCTGCTACTGGGGGTGATGTACAAGAAATGAGGGGAATGGATCATTGGATTTAACTAGTACTTGGGTACTTACTCTGTGTTTTACGCTGAATTCTAGGGTATTCTAATTGGCTTAACCATTATCCAAGAGAAGGGACATCATAAGGTTGTGATCCACTCAGACAATCTAGAGGTAGTCAAAGCCATTCAATATGGTCACTTGGCAGATTCTTCTTCAGCTTTATTGTGAAGGATacatacaaaattaaaaaaaaatacaacatTGGAGGATAAAGCATATTCCAAGGGTGAGAGATCAAGTCACATATCGTACTGCAAAGATGGCCACGATAAAATGCATAGATTTGTAGGTGTTTGAAGTTATTCCCAAATATTTACCAACTGATCTTGTAATTGATGGACTTGTTATTGAGAATAAGTTATGAGAAGTGATAGGTGATCACCATATGG
This window of the Gossypium arboreum isolate Shixiya-1 chromosome 12, ASM2569848v2, whole genome shotgun sequence genome carries:
- the LOC108479190 gene encoding SUPPRESSOR OF ABI3-5-like isoform X1: MDPGRYPVQQGHGWDNNSALEGFPAALDHNYRVGGSYDERRYLDERYSRDNVYPRSNYHRDFLERDNQPPPPAASAGIWSQSRRTTYEEEYPHNRDSRRHQKPYADSYSDMDTFRDHEITSFQDFDKFRDGYRGVDSFRDHEFDRPSRFGGRERDDNSYDDYDYRPRVSHQSRDNSRERDYEYGRHSYDSDYERGSRRDGNWRRRDRDRLSRERDQSPHRRHERSRSRSHGRDDRPRSRSPRSRSHGRSHREDSYDDGRNDKTEKRRDREEKYQREHYSVAPSATVVVKGLSQKTTEEDLYQILAEWGPLRHVRVIKERHSGISRGFAFIDFPSVGAASTMMERIGDDGLVVDGRKLFFEYSSKPTGGTGGPFGNDNALKSGHSVHRGITVPSDWMCTICGCVNFARRTSCFQCNEPRTDDAPAADISLSHSTSLGKKGTDSGPTHVLVVRGLDENADEEMLRYEFSKHAPIKDLRLVRDKFTHVSRGFAFVHFHSVADATKALEATNGTTLEKNGQILRVAYAKSILGPGSGTSGASQSSSLAAAAIEAAAFSQQYDAVGWTPKEYNPDDKQSTSWQEQVVGSVPVQQDGSGLHSGFVWDEASGYYFDAASGFYYDGNTGLYYDGNSGIWYSYDSQSQQYIPCGDQNDNKTPGKQSEPSKGTDGRKVVISAPAATVTSVEKAASLPDAVQAAATAALAAEKKEKEKAKEIKLASKSSILANKKKMNNVLTMWKQRSHEGQATRLTLDENHLSTLSEDRPLQSGQHAKTKVKFDVMGLKESSISSSGVNTTAQAALTGGLESPVKARPVSNSSGGTLMGVIRGSARGVVKSDTPYSGTSAGISTSAVGGAEVSSTNSDMPTVMTPFRTDASALGSYTPSTVSASGKRRFSETPVTSTTSKEQSQTAYRDRAAERRNLYGSSSSTGDDLPDPELRNSRILFQDRDMAFKKFSSDPMPFPPGVGGGRGVVSDDVQSFEVITAEKAIDEKNVGNQMLRNMGWHEGLGLGKDGSGMKEPVQTQAMDGRAGLGSQTKKLDPSLEVQAGDSYKTVIHKKALARFREMS
- the LOC108479190 gene encoding SUPPRESSOR OF ABI3-5-like isoform X2 translates to MDPGRYPVQQGHGWDNNSALEGFPAALDHNYRVGGSYDERRYLDERYSRDNVYPRSNYHRDFLERDNQPPPPAASAGIWSQSRRTTYEEEYPHNRDSRRHQKPYADSYSDMDTFRDHEITSFQDFDKFRDGYRGVDSFRDHEFDRPSRFGGRERDDNSYDDYDYRPRVSHQSRDNSRERDYEYGRHSYDSDYERGSRRDGNWRRRDRDRLSRERDQSPHRRHERSRSRSHGRDDRPRSRSPRSRSHGRSHREDSYDDGRNDKTEKRRDREEKYQREHYSVAPSATVVVKGLSQKTTEEDLYQILAEWGPLRHVRVIKERHSGISRGFAFIDFPSVGAASTMMERIGDDGLVVDGRKLFFEYSKPTGGTGGPFGNDNALKSGHSVHRGITVPSDWMCTICGCVNFARRTSCFQCNEPRTDDAPAADISLSHSTSLGKKGTDSGPTHVLVVRGLDENADEEMLRYEFSKHAPIKDLRLVRDKFTHVSRGFAFVHFHSVADATKALEATNGTTLEKNGQILRVAYAKSILGPGSGTSGASQSSSLAAAAIEAAAFSQQYDAVGWTPKEYNPDDKQSTSWQEQVVGSVPVQQDGSGLHSGFVWDEASGYYFDAASGFYYDGNTGLYYDGNSGIWYSYDSQSQQYIPCGDQNDNKTPGKQSEPSKGTDGRKVVISAPAATVTSVEKAASLPDAVQAAATAALAAEKKEKEKAKEIKLASKSSILANKKKMNNVLTMWKQRSHEGQATRLTLDENHLSTLSEDRPLQSGQHAKTKVKFDVMGLKESSISSSGVNTTAQAALTGGLESPVKARPVSNSSGGTLMGVIRGSARGVVKSDTPYSGTSAGISTSAVGGAEVSSTNSDMPTVMTPFRTDASALGSYTPSTVSASGKRRFSETPVTSTTSKEQSQTAYRDRAAERRNLYGSSSSTGDDLPDPELRNSRILFQDRDMAFKKFSSDPMPFPPGVGGGRGVVSDDVQSFEVITAEKAIDEKNVGNQMLRNMGWHEGLGLGKDGSGMKEPVQTQAMDGRAGLGSQTKKLDPSLEVQAGDSYKTVIHKKALARFREMS
- the LOC108479190 gene encoding SUPPRESSOR OF ABI3-5-like isoform X3 produces the protein MDPGRYPVQQGHGWDNNSALEGFPAALDHNYRVGGSYDERRYLDERYSRDNVYPRSNYHRDFLERDNQPPPPAASAGIWSQSRRTTYEEEYPHNRDSRRHQKPYADSYSDMDTFRDHEITSFQDFDKFRDGYRGVDSFRDHEFDRPSRFGGRERDDNSYDDYDYRPRVSHQSRDNSRERDYEYGRHSYDSDYERGSRRDGNWRRRDRDRLSRERDQSPHRRHERSRSRSHGRDDRPRSRSPRSRSHGRSHREDSYDDGRNDKTEKRRDREEKYQREHYSVAPSATVVVKGLSQKTTEEDLYQILAEWGPLRHVRVIKERHSGISRGFAFIDFPSVGAASTMMERIGDDGLVVDGRKLFFEYSSKPTGGTGGPFGNDNALKSGHSVHRGITVPSDWMCTICGCVNFARRTSCFQCNEPRTDDAPAADISLSHSTSLGKKGTDSGPTHVLVVRGLDENADEEMLRYEFSKHAPIKDLRLVRDKFTHVSRGFAFVHFHSVADATKALEATNGTTLEKNGQILRVAYAKSILGPGSGTSGASQSSSLAAAAIEAAAFSQQYDAVGWTPKEYNPDDKQSTSWQEQVVGSVPVQQDGSGLHSGFVWDEASGYYFDAASGFYYDGNTGLYYDGNSGIWYSYDSQSQQYIPCGDQNDNKTPGKQSEPSKGTDGRKVVISAPAATVTSVEKAASLPDAVQAAATAALAAEKKEKEKAKEIKLASKSSILANKKKMNNVLTMWKQRSHEGQATRLTLDENHLSTLSEDRPLQSGQHAKTKVKFDVMGLKESSISSSGVNTTAQAALTGGLESPVKARPVSNSSGGTLMGVIRGSARGVVKSDTPYSGTSAGISTSAVGGAEVSSTNSDMPTVMTPFRTDASALGSYTPSTVSASGKRRFSETPVTSTTSKEQSQTAYRDRAAERRNLYGSSSSTGDDLPDPELRNSNRDMAFKKFSSDPMPFPPGVGGGRGVVSDDVQSFEVITAEKAIDEKNVGNQMLRNMGWHEGLGLGKDGSGMKEPVQTQAMDGRAGLGSQTKKLDPSLEVQAGDSYKTVIHKKALARFREMS